The Faecalibacterium sp. I3-3-89 sequence CGGGCGGTGGGACAGCTGCAAAAAAATCACCCGCCAACTGGCGGGTGATTTGCGTTTATGGGGAAAAGGGACAGGTCAGGTCTTCTTTACCTGCAGAGTGATGGCGATGTAGGTCTTCCCTCGATAGGTCTCAGCTGCTACGCCTACCTTGGCCCAGTTGCTGGAAAGATTGAACTTCAGGTTAGAAGCCTCCTTGTTCTCGGTGATGTAACCAATGAGTTTTTCCAAGGTAGTGTCCTTATAATCGTATTGGGCGATGAGGGTCAGGGTCGAAGTTTTTTCATCGTACGTTACTTCGTGGTAGCCTGTGTATCCTCTGAAGCTACCTTTCAGTTTGGCCTTCAGACTGGCTTTGGCGATACGCTGCATCCCATCGTCATTTTTTAGGCTTGCGGTGGAGGTATTGCGTTGGATGGCCCCCATCACCTCGGCTTCGGCCTGGGCCTCCGGGCCGGAAGAACCGCCGCCACCGCTGCAGGCGGTCAGGAACAGAAGGGTCAGTGCACCGGCCAGAAGCAGGGCAGTCAGTTTTCTCAGTTTTGTCATGTGGGTCGCCTCCAATCGTTTTTGTTTCGGTGAGTCCAGTTGTTTTTTCTCATGAAGAAGCGTCATCCCCGGCCATCTGGGCAGGGGGTTCTTCTACCCTCATTTTATCGGAGAAGAGCCGGTGCTGTCAAGCCGGAAAACTATACAAATTCGGCTTGGGAAAATTGTGAAAACAAACCGGAAAACGACGATTTTCTGCGGACTTCGCAACAAACTGTCCGGATTTCGCAAAGAAACTTTGCCGCAGGGGCGGCGGGGGGCTTTCAGACCTCCCCCGGATGCTCCTTCCGCCATGCGAGATAGTCGTCCAGAATGACCGTCGCGCTCACCGAATCGAGGATGCCCTTCCGCTTTGCGCCGAAGGTGCCGCTCTCGTCGAGGAGGTCGGCGGCGGCGCAGGTGGTCTGGCGCTCGTCCCACATCCGGACGGGCAGCCCGCTCCAGATCTCCACAGTCTTGGCCAGCTTCCGGCTCTTGCGGGCACGCTCGCCCTCGGTGCCGTCCATGTTCAGCGGCAGGCCGATGACGATCAGCTCCGCCCCGATGTCCTTTGCCACCTCGCAGACCTTCGAGGCCACCTTGTCCCGGGCCTTGAGGGTGATCTGGGGCGTGATGGCGGTGGTGAGAAATTCGGTGCGGTCGCAGGTGGCGAGGCCGGTGCGGCTGTCACCGTAATCTACGGCTAATATTTTCATGCAGGGTCATCCTCCTGAGATGATTTTTTCTCCATTGTACCACAGAATAGATGTCGCTGCAATTTTGTGGTACAATGAGAAATAAGCAGAAAATCCATCCAACGGAGAGATTCATCATGTTAAAACTACTTTTAGGAGCTTCCGGCAGCGGAAAGACCACCCTGCTGTACCAGCGCATCCGCGCCCGGGCCGAGGCGGGCGGCAGGAGCATCCTGCTGGTGCCGGAACAGTTCACCTCGTCCACCGAGGGCCGCATCCACCGGGAGCTGGGAGACGCGCTGAGCGGGCTGGTGGAGAGCTTTTCCTTCACCAGCCTCGCCGAGCACATCCTGTCGGCGGAGGGCGGCTCCGCCGTCCAGACCCTCAGCGATGCGGGCCGGGCCGTGCTGGTCCGCCGAGCCCTCGAGGAATTGCAGGACAACGTCCATTATTACTATCGCCACCGCCGCTCTGCCGCCTTCTGCCAGATGGCTGCGGAGACCATCGACGAGCTGAAGAGCGCGGGCCTCTCGGGCCAGCGGCTCTATGCGCTGGCGCAGGAGTGCGGCGCAGACAGCGCAAAGCTCAGCGAGCTGGCCCTCATCTTTCAGGGCTACGAGACCCTGCTGGCCGGGACGGGCATGGACCCCTCCGACCGCCTCACGCTGGCTGCGTCCCGCCTCGAGAACGCCCTTGCCCGGGGAGGACTGCCGGAGTTTCTGCGCGGTCGGGAGGTGTTCATCGACGAGTTCGACACCTTCAACGCCCCGAAAAAGCGGCTGATGGGTGCGCTGCTGGCCTCTCTGCCCACCGTGACGGTGGCTCTCTGCGATGACGGCGCTCCCCTCATCCCGGGGGATATGAGCCTTTTCTCGGGGGCAAAGCAGGTGGCGGCACAGCTGCGCCAGCTAGCCCGCCGGAGCGGCACCGAGGTGGCCGTGCCGGAGCTGCTGCGCCGGGACGTGCGCCACGCCGATGCCCCCGGCCTCGCGGCAGCGGCCCGGCTGCTGGCGTCGGGCCAGTGCGACCCGCCCCCGGCCTGCCCGGAAATAAAGCTCTTCGCCGCCCCCAGCCGGGAGGAGGAAGCCCGGGCTGCTGCTGCGGCTATCTGCCGCCTCATGCGGCAGGGCGTCCGCTGCGGCAGGGTCGCCGTGGTCTGCCGCGACATTGCAAAGTACCGCGCCGCCGTCCGGTACGAGTTCCGGATGGCGGACATCCCCCTCTACTGCGACGAGCCGACCACCCCTGAGTTCAGCGCTCCGGCCACGGCGGTGCGCTGCCTGCTGGCCATTGCCCGGGGCGCAGAGCTGACCGAACAGCTCACCACGCTGGCAAAGACGGGCCTGTGTGCCCTCACCGAAGAGGAGGTCTGCGCCCTCGAGAACTACGCCTACACATGGTCGCCGGGCGCGGCAGCGTGGCGCGCTCCCTTCGAAAAGAATCCCCGGGGCTTCGGCGACGCAGACCCCACCGCCGAGGATACCGAGAACCTCGCCCGGGCCGAGAAGGCCCGCGCCCTCCTTGTAACGGCCGCCGACGGTCTGCGTGCAAAGCTCCGCTCCGCCAGCGCCGAGCAGATGAGCCGCGCTCTCTACTTCTGCCTCAAGGAGCTGGGGGCCGAGGAGGCACAGGCCGCGCAGGTGGAGGCCATCCGGGCCGAGCGGGGCATCCCCGCCGCCGAGGAAGCCGCCCGGGAGTGGAATGTGGTCATGGGCCTGCTGGACGAGATGGCCAGCCTGTTGGGCGGTCAGAGCGTCACCATCGCCGAGTACGAGGAGCTCTTCGGTCTGCTGCTGCGCTCCTCCGACCTCG is a genomic window containing:
- the ruvX gene encoding Holliday junction resolvase RuvX, giving the protein MKILAVDYGDSRTGLATCDRTEFLTTAITPQITLKARDKVASKVCEVAKDIGAELIVIGLPLNMDGTEGERARKSRKLAKTVEIWSGLPVRMWDERQTTCAAADLLDESGTFGAKRKGILDSVSATVILDDYLAWRKEHPGEV